The following is a genomic window from uncultured Methanobrevibacter sp..
ATAATCTATGCTATGATATCATTCGCCGTTGTTCTGGTTCTGGTGATTCTTTACAATTTGAATGTGATGTCTTTCAGTGAAAGCGAAAGGGATATTGCTACACTTAAGGTTTTAGGATTCAGAAGTTCTTATCTAACAAGACTACTTTCAGCAGAAAGTGCATATTTCATCATTATAGGATTTCTGGTGGGCATTCCTGTCGGATATCAGCTTCTGCAGATTATGATTTACTCATTTGGGGACACCATTTATATGAGGCCGTCAATATCAGTGCTGAATCTGGCAGTAACAATCTTAATAATTATCTCTGTTTCAGTAGTGACAGGCCTTTATTTTTTAGGCAAAATCAGGAAACTGAATATGGCGGATTCCCTCAAGGAACTTGAAAGATAACCAGTTTATTTTTTTTTATAAAAATATGGAATTCTGAAAAGATTTAAATGGAAAGTTATTTTAACTAAAATCCCTTTTTTCACTGCATCACTTAAATACTTCGGATTATATATTAATTATTAAGGATATGTTAAATATTTTTACACATCCGATTAAATATTGTTGACAATATTGAATATGGGGGTAAAATAATAAATGAAAGTAAATCGTAAACTGATGATTATTTCAATGGTTATTATTGCATTTTTGGCCGTCGGTGCGGTAAGTGCATCTGAAAACGTCACAAATGACCTTGAAATCGCTGATTTTCAAGAAACCATAGCCGTTGATGATAATCTTAATGATGCCGTTGCAGCCGATGATGAAAGCGAAAAAATTTCATCACCTCAAAGTGAAGTGGCTGTATTGGCGGCAAACGAGACTGTTGCGGATACTCCATCCAAAAACCGTTATGACTGGTCTACCCTTTACAATAAGAATACCGCTGACGACAGTTTGGTGATTGTTGATATTTCCAATGTTTTTGGAGGAAATAAAACAGGCGATTCATTTTTAGTATTTGATAAAAACAATACTGAAAAAGGTTCATATGCTGTTATTGGCCTTTCAAGTCTTTTAGGTGGAAACGGTACTTTTGACACATCATATGTCACACTTGACATCTCTTCTATTTTAGGAGGAAATAAAACAGACGATTCATTTTTAGTACTTGACTTGCCTAGTTTAGGAGTAACTTCTTTCGGCAATTCATCAACACTGGTTGTTGATTTGACAAATCTTTTAAGTGAAAACAGTTCTACTGCAGGTTCATTCATATCTATGATGTTCGGTAAATTTCCTGTGAAAAATGATTTAAGCACAGTATATGTGAACAAAACATTAAGGGGCATTAATCTTCCTCGTCTTTTCAGCGGAAACTTTACAGAACTTGCTTCAGCTTTAGATGGTTTCGAATGGGGTTTGATTTTTGGTCAGAACAGCACCAGATTAAATTCAATTTTCAATGAATTAAACTGGACAAGTATCTTTGACGGCAATCTGACTCAACTTACAGACAGTTTGAACTTATCTGATGTTGCATCATTATTAAATATGACTTCATTGACTGACGCTTTGAATTTAACTTCAGTTTTAGATAACATCTCTGTGTCTGAAGCGCTTAAATTTAATGTCACTGAATTTATTGACGGTTTGAATTTAACTGATTTGTTTGATGGATTTAACGCTTCTTCTATGCTGAAAAATATTAATCTGACCGGTTTGGCTGATAATGTTACTTCTATGCTGAAGAATGTTAATCTGACCGGTTTGGCTGATAATGTTACTTCTATGCTGAAGAATGTTAATCTGACTGGTTTGGCTGATAATGTTACTTCTATGCTGAAGAATGTTAATCTGACTGCTATAGAGGATAATGTTACTTCTATGCTGAAGAATGTTAATCTGACTGCTATAGCTGATAATGTTACTTCTGCGCTGAAGAAGGTTAATGTGACTGCTTTGGCTAATAATGTTTCAGACCGGTTAACTAATGCAACTGATTCATTGAAAAAAGCTGTTTTAACTACATTGTTTGACAGTGTAAATAAATTGTATGATACTGTGGAAGCTTTAGCTCAAAAAGCGGCTGATTTAAGAGATAATATTAATTTGACTGCTTTGTATGATAATGTTACTTCTTTGATTAAGAATGTTACCGGCAGTGTTGAAAAATACCTGGCTAACAATTCCATTATCAAAAATATAATTGACAGGATCGTGAAAAACAGCACAGCTCCGGTTGAAGTGCCTGCTGATTCCATTAAAAGCGCTAATTTAAATACTTATTATGCTGCTAAAACCAATTATTCAGTTACTGTAATGTCTGGAAACAACACTGTAACAAGTGGAAAAGTATTATTTACAGTAAATAACAAACAGTATACTGCCAATATCAAAAGCAATGGTGTTGCAACATTAAGCGTTAAATTAAAACCTGGAACCTATTACGTCACATCCAAGTATAATGATGTTTTAGTGCAAAAGAAAATCGTTGTTAAAAAATCAATCATTACCAAAAACGTTTCCAAAAAAGTCAAAAAGACAGGTAAGTTTACAGTTAAAGTCCTAAACACAAAAGGAAAAGCTCACGCTAAACAGACTGTAAAAATCAAATTGAAAGGCAAAACATACAAAGCTAAAACCAACAGCAAGGGTATTGCAACTTTCAAATTACCTAAAACTTTAAAAGTTGGAAAATACACCATTAAAACAACATGTAAAGGTTTGACTGTTTCAAATAAACTTACTGTTAAAAGATAATTGATTTTATCTTTTAATTTTTTTATTTTTTTAAAATTTGTATTTTGACACCTAAATGGTGCAAGAATACCTTGACTTCTTCAAGTCGAGGATGAATTGCATAAAAAGAGCATTAGTTATCAAATGCTCTTGGTAATTCTTTATATATTGTCTATTGATATATTATATTTTGTGTTCAAAATTAATTGGAATATAAAATAGATATTTTTGATGTGTTTTTTCATGTTAGATGAGTGTATTATTGTTAATGAAGGTTTGAGGGTTAAGTTGTATCCTGATAAGGTTATGAAGGATAAATTTAATCAGAGTCTGGGTAATGTTAGATTTGTTTGGAATAATTTATTAACAGAATACCAAAAAACCTTTGAATTATTTAAACAACATGGTTATACAAGGCTAAAATGCAATCAAACCACATTCAACACCATGTTAACAATGTTGAAAAAACAATATCCATTTTTGTATAAAAGTGAGTCAAGTAGCTTGCAACAGGTTTATCGTGACTTATTACA
Proteins encoded in this region:
- a CDS encoding transposase → MLDECIIVNEGLRVKLYPDKVMKDKFNQSLGNVRFVWNNLLTEYQKTFELFKQHGYTRLKCNQTTFNTMLTMLKKQYPFLYKSESSSLQQVYRDLLHAFNGFFKNISNYPRFKSKKNPKNGFRIQNNNNIKITSNTIVLP